actctctcagcactgaccctccgacagtgcggcactccctcagcactgaccctccaacagtgcggtgctccctcagcacggaccctccgacagtgctgcactccctcagcactgaccctccgactgtgcggcactccctcagcactgaccctccaacagtgcggcgctccctcagcactgaccctctgacagtgcggggctccctcagcactgaccatccgacagagcgtcgctccctcagcactaaccatccgacagtgcggcgctccatcagcactgaccctccgacagtgcgactctccctcagcactgaccctccgacagtgcggcactccctcagtactgaccctctgacagagcggcactccctcagccctgaccctctgacagtgcggcgctccctcagcactgtccctctgacagtgcagcactccctcagtactgaccctctgacagagcagtgctccctcaattcatTTTGAAAACGATGAACATATGCAATTTATGAATAATTATAATGTTGTTGTTCTCTATAATCGCAGTTCGTGGGGATGTGTTCCACATGGCTGAGGATGAATATGTTGATACCTGGGACTCCCACACTGTGGACTATGGGACGGTCATACCAGATTATTTTGATGTGACAGTACAACCAGAACCGAGTGGGGAACCAGAGCCGGAACCGAGTGGGGAACCAGAGCCAGAACCGAGTAGGGAACCAGAGCCGGAACCGAGTTTGGAGCCAGAGCCACAGCGGGAACCAGTTGATCTCTGCACCAGTAGACAACCCATTGATGCATTCACAGATCTCAAGAATGGATCAATCTACGCTTTCCAGGGTATAATTCTGAACAAGAATCATTAGAATTGCAAGAGGCCATTTAACCCCGTCACGTCAATTTGCCATTCAttttaatcatggctaatctgccgTTTAACAGCTTTTACCCACTTTGATTAGCAACCTGTCAGATCATTCGCCTATCATATGGAGATGAATCTCAGAGGGTGGATGTGTAAGCTGACTGCATGCTGTATGGTGGAAGGAGGGGGGTAGAGCTGCCCCAGATTCCActcctctgtgtgagaaagtgctccctgacATCACCTTTGAACAGTCCAACTCTAACCTGAATACACTGTGATACTGTGAGGCTGGCCCTGATCAAAGGTACTGCACACAGATATCTGCTCTCCCTGTAACCATCTGCCCACACTCAGCCCCACTGGATACCATCCAAACCATCACATACTGACCAAAGGGAACAGAGGGGAGTTTCACTGTGGACCAGTTATTTTATTGGGGTGCAGGTTTATTCTGTctctaactccgtgctgtccctgtcctgggagtgtttgatggggacattgtagagggagctttactcagtatcaaaccccatgttgtccctgtcctgggaatgttcgATGGGAGACAtcgtagagagagctttactctgtacctaaccacatgctgtccctgtcctgggaatgtttgatggggaatgaatgtagagagagctttactctgtatctaaccctgtaatGTCCCTGTCCTGGTGAGTGTTTTCTGGGGatagtatagagggagctttactgtgtatctaaccctgtactggCCCTGTCATGGGAGTGTTTGACAGgagtcagtgtagagggagctttactctgtaaatGGGTGGAGCGTATTtcgcaaactggactggtttgatgaccCCTtaactttccagcctcctgatatCTGCCTGTACTTTGTCCCATAAGGCAATTAGCACTAAGTGGGCCTTGCAAAATCGTGGGATTGCTTCCTGGCCAACATACAaggtgaaactttattgctggaacagctcagcaggtcagacagcatctagggaaaaggagattcgacgtttcgggcacatgcccggTGGCCTTGGCTGCTTTGATAGACCCTTGACCTTCTTGACATacctccaggtatttaattacAACTTCACtctggcagccattttctaattgaaaaatgttgagccaatctagagTAATCTTTCTCAACCAGTTTCTCCCCGTGATGCTTGGGTTTtcctacaatcagtggtaactgaaccagcagCCTCCCATaagggaccagaactgaagtCACACCCTTAACTGCACAGGTTCCTGGTATAGGCTCTCAGTCTAACCGAGGTCTTATGCAAACTTAAGGTTTGAAATCCAGAGTGAATTTCGTTACAGACTGATCACTGGAACAGCAGCGCCAGTATCGATCTACAAGTGACCAGTTAACCAGacttttattttgattggttctgatttggatgttgctgaacaGTTTAACTGTTCCAAATATGTGGGCAGATGTCCCAGGGTTTGCACTCTCCTGGTAACTGGTGTATGAGTTCTGTTTATTGGTTTCAGTCTGATAGGGCTCCTTTCCTGTTTTGAGTATGCATACCAGCAGAAACTACAGTGGCTTGCTGGGGTGGATCCTGAAGAAAGTTTTAAACGTTTGATTGAGGCTTGGcgttgttttggggttttgctgtgggctgacctacagTCCCTCtctcaggatatgtcctgaatgtggctatgcaattgccttcactcaaatggGGTTTACCAAGCTTAGTCAGACTGGGAAGGTGTCcccttccattggaataccctgcaactcgtATGCTCCGcatattttccaatgataaaggcCCTGTTTGAAGTCCATCTGGGCTTCAGCTGTTggcgcttttgcatggttacatcattggtctcctcttcattggggagacaggatgctgaCTTGCAGAAtgattcagagaacatctctgggccacacgcaccaaccaaccccctGGCCCTTGGCCGAatactttaactctccctcccactccgccaagggcatgcgagtcctgggctgcctccactgccaaGCTTTTCCCACCcgacgccaggaggaagaacgcctcatcttctgtccttggaccctccaaccacatgggatcaatgccgatttcaccagtttacccatttcccctcctctcaaatctccaactcggcaccgccctcatgacctgtccatcttccttcccacctatccgctccaccatcctctccgacctatcaccatcagcctccaccctcatccacctatcgcatttccagctaccttccccccagcctaaccaccaccaccatcgattctcctgcccctcggatgctgcctgacctgctgtgtttttccagcaccacactctcgactctgatctccagcatctgcagccctcactctctccaccattgatctgtatctgtgctgtatgacagtaCGACTCTATGTGTTATTATCTTATTTATCTCTCTTTCCAGGAGAATATTTTTATGAACTGGACAAGTACAGTGTTATTTCAGACTATCCCAGACTGATAAGTGAAGTGTGGGGAATGCGTGGTCCAGTTGATGCCGCATTCACACGAATTAACTGTGAGGGAAAAACCTACATTTTCAAGGTTTGAATTTCTAAGATCTGTTCTCCGTCTCTCTGAAAGAGCAACAAGTTGAAGTAATGTAGCATTAAATAATCCACAAACCGTTCAGAGGTACACTTATCAAATACGGTGTGACACTGAACTGCAGGTGGGGGTTCCAGGACCATGTGACCATATGTTTGGGTCAAAGAGGTTGGCTTTAAGGAGGGCCTTAAGCAGGAGAGCTGCCTGGAGGAAGGAATCACTGAGCTAGACAGCCAGGCAACTAACAatgtcagcacggtggctcagtggttagcactgctgcctcacagcgccagggacccaggttcgattccagcctctggcagactgtgtgtggagtttgcacattgtccccgtgtctgtgtgagcccccctccgggtgctccggtttcctcccacagtccaaagatgtgcaggtcaggtgaattggccatgcgaaattgcccgtagtgttaggtcagagggaaatgggtatgggtgggttactcttcggagggtcggtgtggactggttggcccgaagggcctgtttccacactgtagagaatcttatctaaactaaattgcccatagtgttcagggatttgtaggttaggtacattagtcaggggtaaatgtagagttataggataggggaatgggtctgagtgggttactcttcaaagggccggtgtggacttgttgggccaaatagcctgtatccacattgtagggattctatgattctaatgtcaAAGcagttaaaatctggaataaatggAGGCCAGTGCGGAGATGTGCAGATATGTTGGTGGGGTTCTGGGGCTGGCAGAGGTTACACAGTTAGGGCTGAGACCAGGTTGGAGTTGGGAAATGAGAATGGGTTGTCAGTTTGGGAGTGAGTGTAAATCATTTATAGCGAGTGCTGGGGGAGGATACCAGGTCACAGAGGTTTCAATCATCTCTGTCATGTGTTGTTGGTGTTGTTGGCAAAGCCTTTTTTACTGCATTTCCTGACCTGCCCTTGAATGTGTGGCTTGCTCAACCATTTCAGAGACACCCAAATcacagtgggtctggagttacgtgtaggTCACACCAGGTAAAATTCCATCCTGAACAGGCatgaacagaacagaacagctTCTCAGTAGGTGATAGTTTCTTGATCATCATTTCTCAGGTCAGCTTGCAAGTCTAGAGTTTCTAAGTTGAACTGCAATTCTCCCAGCTGCTGTAGTGGGACTTGATCCCATGTCATAAGGTTTATAGCCTGGGTTACTAGTCTGCtggcattaccactacaccaccaccccctcctgCCAGAGGTAGTACTGTCAACTGTCAGATATCTTGTCTTGGGCAGTTTGTTTTATGAGAGGCATTCTGTGATTCAGCCATGCTCTGACTGTCTctcaccccatgctgtccctgtccctgggagtgtttgatgggggacagtgtagagagagctttactctgtatgtaaccctgtgctgtccctgtcctgggagtgtgtgatggggacagtgtagagagagctttactctgtatctataaccccgtgctgcccctgtcctgggagggtttgatgggggacagggtagagggagctttaaactgtgtctaaccccgtgctgtccctgtcctgggagtgtttgatgggggacagtgtagagaaagctttactctgtatctaaccctgtgctgtccctgtcctgggagtgtttgatggggacagtNNNNNNNNNNNNNNNNNNNNNNNNNNNNNNNNNNNNNNNNNNNNNNNNNNNNNNNNNNNNNNNNNNNNNNNNNNNNNNNNNNNNNNNNNNNNNNNNNNNNNNNNNNNNNNNNNNNNNNNNNNNNNNNNNNNNNNNNNNNNNNNNNNNNNNNNNNNNNNNNNNNNNNNNNNNNNNNNNNNNNNNNNNNNNNNNNNNNNNNNNNNNNNNNNNNNNNNNNNNNNNNNNNNNNNNNNNNNNNNNNNNNNNNNNNNNNNNNNNNNNNNNNNNNNNNNNNNNNNNNNNNNNNNNNNNNNNNNNNNNNNNNNNNNNNNNNNNtccctgtcctgggagtgtttgatggggacagtgtagagagagctttactctgtatctaaccccgtgctgtccctgttctgggagtgtttgatttggggacagtgtagagagagctttactctgtatctaactctgtgctgtccctgttctgggagtgtttgatttggggacagtgtagagagagctttactctgtatctaaccccgtgctgtccctgttctgggagtgtttgatttggggacagtgtagagggagctttactctgtatctaactctgtgctgtccctgtggggacagtgtagagggagctttactctgtatctaattctgggagtgtttgatgtggggacagtgtggagggagctttactctgtatctaactctgggagtgtttgatgtggggacagtgtggagggagcttctGTTAGTTGAGAATTTTGTTGGGCGGTGTATTCTTTACAAGGAGAGAATTGAGATGTGTTGCTAGCTTGAGGAGGGGCCCACTCTGCGATGCTGAGTCGGAACGCTCTGTGATTCTAATACTTGCCGTGCTCCCCCAGGGTGATTCTTACTGGCGGTTTTCTGATGGAATTCTGGAACGTAATTTCCCAAGACTGATCAAGGATGGCTTCCCTGGCATTCCAAACAATATTGATGCATCACTGGCAGTGCCTGCCTGCAATATTGATGGTAAAGAGCGAGTTTATTTCTTCAAAGGTAAGGAGGATGTTTCCAATCTTCTGATCAGTGACCTTTACCTGTCTTGGTACAGGAACTGATTGAACATCTGGTCGATTGATTTCTCTCCAGGGAATTCCTATTGGGAATATGTCTTCCAAAACCAGCCAACCCAGAAGGAGTGTGCTGATTCATTTGTCTCTGACGTGTTTCTGAGGTACTCGGATATGGACAGCAGTTGGGAGGATATGTTTACCCGCCTCTTCCCAGTTACTTCAAACGGTAATCCTAGGCCGTTCTCTTCCTTGGTTCAGTTCCTGTCATGTTGGAGGCCCAGTTTTGGATTCTAATCGGGGTTGGGGGAAGAGGACTTGGAATAGTTTAATCTTGGATGAGTTTGAATGCAGGAGTCAGATGTGATCACAGATTGGAGAGAGGGACCTCTTTGCTTTGAGGAGACTCAGATGTTGGATAGCAATGAGGTTTCAGTTTCAGGGAGCAATGAGAAAGTTTCctgttcctgcagcttggtctacAAGCTGGGCTGAAACGGTAGTATGTTTCCCACaaatgtcttcacattgagaCTCCTCTCCGTCATGACGTGTGGCACTatgactgtgctaaatgggatagacttccaCTAGATCCAGAACAAAGACCAATACAgcacaggcacaggcccttcggccctccaagcctctaccgacacattttgccctgcCATACCAAAACTGCCTTCACTTCCAGGAACTGTatgcctctattcccttcctcttCATCTCAAGACCAGGACTTCATAAGGTAATCAGCAGCAGCAGATTTGTACTCAAATAAAATCTGTATCCTCATGTTCTGTTatttctaccattaccatcaagccaggggatcaaccttaATTCAGTGaatgcaggagggt
The Chiloscyllium plagiosum isolate BGI_BamShark_2017 chromosome 28, ASM401019v2, whole genome shotgun sequence DNA segment above includes these coding regions:
- the LOC122563858 gene encoding vitronectin-like codes for the protein MKPVIVLVACSFLSTISADRGSCVGRCDQSFTPLQKCQCDNMCKFYTSCCEDYDTVCKRVRGDVFHMAEDEYVDTWDSHTVDYGTVIPDYFDVTVQPEPSGEPEPEPSGEPEPEPSREPEPEPSLEPEPQREPVDLCTSRQPIDAFTDLKNGSIYAFQGEYFYELDKYSVISDYPRLISEVWGMRGPVDAAFTRINCEGKTYIFKGDSYWRFSDGILERNFPRLIKDGFPGIPNNIDASLAVPACNIDGKERVYFFKGNSYWEYVFQNQPTQKECADSFVSDVFLRYSDMDSSWEDMFTRLFPVTSNVGASEPRLISENWHGIPGWVDSAMIGKLFFIRQFPILGWHKPRKQKKPRKFLRWNQRRQQRRKQSSSMDMDLFSLIPSQSVYFFVKDKYYRVDLETKRVASARPSYPRSIARYWFKCLEQPLTHE